Proteins co-encoded in one Saprospira grandis genomic window:
- the recA gene encoding recombinase RecA, whose product MATKKDAKALEGKKKALQATLDRLTKTYGKGSVMKLGDAPMVEVEAIPTGSIGLDVALGTNGFAKGRIVEIYGPESSGKTTIAIHAIAECQKAGGIAAFVDAEHAFDRYYAEKLGVDVDELVFAQPDYGEQALEIAENLIRSGAIDILVVDSVAALVPRSEIEGDMGDSKMGLQARLMSQAMRKLTSAIGKTNCCCIFINQLREKIGVMFGNPETTTGGNALKFYASQRLDIRRSGAAIKDREGNVVGNHVKVKVVKNKLAPPFRIAQFDIMYGEGVSKTGELVDMGAEFDILSKSGAWYGYGGTKIAQGREAAKQFMMDNPEVALEIEEKIKAHLFGNPQEEPENAATEDAEETEETEEKTTKRGRKKADA is encoded by the coding sequence ATGGCAACTAAAAAAGATGCTAAGGCCCTAGAGGGCAAAAAAAAGGCCCTACAGGCCACATTAGATCGCTTGACTAAAACCTATGGAAAAGGGAGTGTCATGAAATTGGGCGATGCCCCCATGGTAGAAGTAGAAGCTATTCCTACAGGTTCTATTGGCTTGGATGTCGCTTTGGGCACCAATGGTTTTGCTAAAGGGCGTATTGTAGAGATTTATGGACCAGAATCTTCTGGTAAAACGACTATTGCCATTCATGCTATTGCAGAATGTCAGAAGGCGGGCGGAATTGCTGCTTTTGTTGATGCAGAGCATGCTTTTGACCGCTATTATGCTGAAAAATTGGGCGTAGATGTAGATGAGTTGGTTTTTGCTCAGCCTGATTATGGGGAGCAAGCCTTGGAAATTGCCGAGAACTTGATTCGCTCTGGCGCTATTGATATTTTGGTGGTGGATTCTGTTGCTGCACTCGTTCCTCGCTCAGAGATTGAAGGCGATATGGGAGATTCTAAAATGGGTCTTCAGGCGCGTTTGATGTCTCAGGCCATGCGTAAATTGACTAGTGCCATCGGTAAAACGAACTGTTGCTGTATTTTCATCAACCAGTTGCGCGAGAAAATCGGAGTGATGTTCGGTAATCCAGAAACCACAACTGGGGGTAATGCCTTGAAGTTTTACGCTTCTCAGCGTTTGGATATTCGCCGTTCTGGTGCGGCCATTAAGGACCGTGAGGGGAATGTAGTAGGAAACCACGTTAAGGTGAAAGTGGTCAAAAATAAATTGGCTCCTCCCTTCCGCATTGCTCAATTTGATATCATGTATGGAGAAGGCGTTTCTAAAACGGGAGAACTCGTTGATATGGGCGCTGAATTTGACATCTTGAGCAAGAGCGGCGCTTGGTATGGCTATGGAGGGACCAAAATTGCTCAGGGTCGTGAAGCGGCTAAGCAATTTATGATGGACAATCCAGAGGTTGCTCTAGAGATTGAAGAAAAGATCAAAGCTCACCTTTTTGGTAATCCTCAGGAAGAGCCAGAAAATGCAGCAACAGAAGATGCTGAAGAAACGGAAGAAACTGAAGAAAAAACAACTAAGCGCGGCCGCAAAAAAGCCGATGCTTAA
- a CDS encoding peptidylprolyl isomerase, with amino-acid sequence MMKLYMPLLGLMLLVLASCGGPEELPKEELNLSLEDAVLQQIFDIRAKRNAEGKANTEALITYLAVDNLDHRYAAAMALASVQDSAAIDHLADALGDPTEELRMAAAFALGQTENAKAADYLAEAFQQDSSRAVLASILEAVGRSGDAKDLKDLCTSRPYALQDSLLLNGLALGLYRFALRGMVQPEGSSRMINDYLANSLMPKKARFIAANYLARVAGLDLSRYENLLINNVQEEKDPNMRMFLVLALAKAKTPAAFSALKTTFEEEEDYRVRANILRGLQYFPYDSSRNLAYGALRDTSRQVQLLAAQFFRQYGSEGDAFNYIKWADERSDSIDWAIRAELYGASLAKLPAYRRPSKQFISNKLAQMAKASQNPYEQQLLLQALGRYALNHRLLGQMAFPADSLQEVSPIVKSAVAEGLVSICGLPDFDLVHGVVGKERARSELHQLLRKLVQDGDPGALAVVATAISTPSLKLKEAFPDASFLKTAQSQLQLPRDLETHMLLQRAINYIEGSNSPERPYAKQKFPEIDWALIKALPEKPKVELTTSRGKIVIETYLKECPATVIQFIQLVKAGYYDGKAFHRVVPNFVAQTGCPRGDGWGSLNFNIVSEFSQRSYSQAGAVGMASAGKDTESAQFFITHSPAIHLDGKYTLFGQVIEGLEQLHQLELGDQIIRAKLL; translated from the coding sequence ATGATGAAATTATATATGCCCCTTTTGGGCCTGATGTTGTTAGTTTTGGCCAGCTGCGGCGGGCCCGAAGAGCTGCCAAAAGAAGAGCTAAACCTCTCTTTGGAAGATGCCGTTTTGCAGCAAATTTTTGATATCCGTGCCAAGCGAAATGCAGAAGGTAAGGCCAATACCGAGGCCCTAATTACCTATTTGGCCGTGGATAATCTGGACCACCGATATGCGGCCGCTATGGCCCTAGCCTCGGTGCAAGATAGTGCCGCTATTGATCATTTGGCCGATGCCCTAGGCGACCCCACTGAGGAGCTGCGCATGGCGGCTGCTTTTGCTTTGGGGCAAACCGAAAATGCCAAGGCCGCCGACTATCTGGCCGAGGCCTTTCAGCAAGATAGTAGCCGAGCTGTTTTGGCCAGTATTCTAGAAGCCGTGGGCCGATCGGGAGATGCCAAGGACCTCAAAGACCTTTGTACTTCTAGACCCTATGCCCTGCAAGATTCGCTCTTGCTCAACGGGCTGGCGCTGGGCCTCTATCGCTTTGCTTTGCGGGGCATGGTGCAACCCGAAGGCAGCTCTCGAATGATTAACGATTATTTGGCCAATAGCCTGATGCCCAAAAAAGCCCGCTTTATTGCCGCCAATTATTTGGCCCGAGTGGCGGGCCTAGACCTGAGCCGATACGAGAACCTACTGATCAATAATGTGCAAGAAGAAAAGGACCCCAATATGCGGATGTTTCTGGTTTTGGCCCTAGCCAAGGCCAAGACGCCAGCTGCTTTTTCGGCCCTAAAAACGACCTTTGAAGAAGAGGAGGATTATCGGGTTCGGGCCAATATTTTGAGAGGATTGCAGTATTTTCCCTACGACTCTAGCCGAAATCTGGCCTATGGCGCTTTGCGAGATACCAGTCGACAGGTCCAATTATTGGCCGCGCAGTTTTTTAGACAATATGGCTCCGAGGGCGATGCCTTTAATTACATCAAATGGGCCGATGAGCGAAGCGATAGCATAGATTGGGCGATTCGGGCCGAGCTCTATGGGGCGTCTTTGGCCAAATTGCCCGCCTACCGCCGCCCCTCTAAGCAGTTTATTAGTAATAAATTGGCCCAAATGGCCAAGGCTAGCCAAAATCCCTACGAACAACAATTGCTTTTGCAGGCCTTGGGCCGCTATGCGCTCAACCATCGCTTGTTGGGCCAAATGGCCTTTCCGGCCGACAGCCTGCAGGAGGTTTCGCCTATCGTGAAATCTGCCGTGGCCGAGGGGCTCGTGAGCATTTGTGGCCTGCCCGATTTTGACCTAGTGCATGGGGTGGTGGGCAAAGAACGCGCCCGCAGCGAACTTCATCAACTGCTCCGCAAATTGGTCCAAGATGGCGACCCCGGCGCCCTGGCCGTAGTGGCTACCGCTATTAGTACGCCTAGCCTCAAACTCAAAGAGGCTTTTCCCGATGCAAGTTTTCTCAAAACGGCCCAAAGCCAATTACAACTGCCCCGAGACCTAGAAACGCATATGCTGCTGCAAAGGGCCATCAATTATATTGAAGGCAGCAATAGCCCCGAGCGCCCCTATGCCAAGCAGAAATTTCCCGAAATCGATTGGGCATTGATTAAGGCCCTACCCGAAAAACCCAAGGTAGAGCTTACCACCAGCCGAGGCAAAATTGTAATTGAAACCTATCTCAAGGAATGTCCCGCCACCGTCATCCAATTCATTCAGTTGGTCAAGGCGGGCTACTATGATGGCAAGGCTTTTCACCGGGTAGTGCCCAATTTTGTGGCCCAAACGGGCTGCCCTAGAGGCGATGGTTGGGGCAGTCTCAACTTCAATATCGTTTCGGAATTTAGCCAAAGAAGCTACAGCCAAGCTGGAGCCGTGGGCATGGCCTCGGCAGGCAAGGATACCGAATCGGCCCAGTTTTTCATCACGCATAGTCCCGCTATTCATTTAGACGGAAAATATACCCTCTTTGGTCAGGTCATCGAAGGCCTAGAGCAGTTGCATCAGCTAGAGTTGGGAGATCAAATTATTCGGGCCAAGCTGTTGTAG
- the sucD gene encoding succinate--CoA ligase subunit alpha, which produces MSVLVNKDSKIVVQGFTGKEGSFHGQQMIEYGTNVVAGVTPGKGGTTHLDRPVFNTVEDAVKETGADVSIIFVPPAFAADAVLEAADAGVDLIVCITEGIPVQDMLKVKAYVNDKGVRLIGPNCPGIITPGGAKVGIMPGFIHNPGRIGIVSKSGTLTYEAVDQVTKAGLGQSTCIGIGGDPVLGTPMIEAVQLLMADPDTDAIVMIGEIGGQMEVETARWIKEHGTKPVVGFIAGKTAPKGRKMGHAGAIVGGKDDTAEAKYAILRECGVITVDTPAQIGETIVKALEAVKA; this is translated from the coding sequence ATGTCGGTACTCGTTAATAAAGACTCTAAGATTGTCGTTCAAGGTTTTACCGGAAAGGAAGGCTCTTTCCACGGTCAACAGATGATTGAATATGGCACCAATGTGGTAGCCGGTGTAACTCCAGGTAAAGGAGGTACTACTCATTTGGACCGCCCGGTTTTTAATACTGTAGAAGATGCAGTAAAAGAGACTGGCGCCGATGTTTCTATCATTTTTGTCCCCCCAGCTTTTGCTGCTGATGCCGTTTTGGAAGCTGCCGATGCTGGTGTAGACCTCATCGTTTGCATCACAGAGGGCATTCCCGTGCAAGACATGTTGAAGGTGAAGGCTTATGTTAATGATAAAGGCGTGCGCCTCATTGGCCCCAACTGCCCCGGTATTATTACCCCCGGCGGTGCCAAGGTAGGTATCATGCCCGGCTTTATCCACAACCCCGGCCGCATTGGTATCGTTTCTAAATCTGGTACCCTCACTTATGAGGCCGTAGACCAAGTCACTAAGGCCGGTTTGGGCCAGTCTACTTGTATCGGTATTGGTGGTGACCCCGTTTTGGGCACGCCCATGATTGAGGCCGTACAACTTCTTATGGCAGATCCCGACACCGACGCTATCGTTATGATTGGCGAAATCGGAGGCCAAATGGAGGTAGAAACTGCTCGTTGGATCAAGGAACATGGTACTAAACCCGTTGTGGGCTTTATTGCTGGTAAAACAGCTCCTAAAGGCCGCAAAATGGGCCATGCTGGTGCCATCGTTGGCGGTAAAGACGATACTGCCGAAGCCAAATACGCTATTCTCCGCGAATGTGGCGTAATCACTGTCGATACTCCCGCCCAAATTGGCGAAACTATCGTTAAAGCACTAGAAGCTGTTAAAGCTTAA
- a CDS encoding prohibitin family protein, giving the protein MNNSRLIIFGVIGLVIAIFTLVLVNSTFLTIDAGFRGVLFQPFGKGIDKEKTYAPGFHVLAPWNSMYIYDVREQQLEESMTVLSSNGLNIQLDLTVRINPSFDKIGHLHEQFGENYMNTLVKPEVRSAVRTIIGRYKPEELYSTKRDEVQGLIQTDLEKILATNFIDLRAVLIRDIELPDKVRRAIEEKIEAEQKALKYEYILAQERKEKERILIEASAKAEANQILTQSLNDKILTEKGIEATLQLANSPNTKVIVVGGGDKGLPLILGDK; this is encoded by the coding sequence ATGAACAACAGTCGATTGATTATTTTTGGCGTGATTGGCCTAGTCATCGCCATTTTTACCCTCGTTTTGGTCAATAGTACCTTTCTGACCATTGATGCGGGCTTTAGAGGGGTGCTCTTCCAACCCTTCGGAAAAGGAATTGACAAAGAGAAAACTTATGCCCCCGGTTTTCATGTTTTGGCCCCCTGGAACAGCATGTATATTTATGATGTACGGGAGCAACAACTGGAGGAAAGCATGACGGTTTTGTCGAGCAATGGCCTAAATATCCAACTCGATTTGACGGTCCGAATTAACCCCTCTTTTGATAAAATTGGGCATTTGCACGAGCAATTTGGCGAGAACTATATGAATACTTTGGTTAAGCCTGAGGTGCGCTCTGCGGTGCGGACCATCATCGGCCGCTATAAACCCGAAGAGCTTTACTCCACCAAAAGAGATGAGGTCCAAGGGCTCATCCAAACCGATTTGGAGAAAATTTTGGCCACTAATTTTATCGATCTAAGAGCCGTTTTGATCCGCGATATCGAGCTGCCCGATAAGGTGCGCCGCGCCATTGAAGAAAAAATTGAGGCCGAACAAAAGGCCCTGAAGTATGAATATATTTTGGCCCAAGAACGCAAGGAAAAAGAGCGGATCCTCATCGAGGCTAGCGCCAAGGCCGAGGCCAACCAAATTCTTACCCAAAGTTTGAACGATAAGATTTTGACCGAAAAAGGGATTGAAGCCACGCTCCAACTCGCCAATTCGCCCAACACCAAGGTGATTGTGGTAGGAGGAGGCGATAAGGGCCTCCCCCTGATTTTAGGCGATAAGTAA
- a CDS encoding gamma carbonic anhydrase family protein, whose translation MALIKTVRGKTPSWGKNCFLAENATLTGDIEMGDDCSIWFQAVLRGDVNSIRIGNKVNIQDGAVVHCTYQKTKTTIGNSVSIGHRALVHGCTIGNKVLVGMGAIIMDNAVVPDNCLIAAGALILENAQLESNAVYAGVPAKKIKSLSPELFKNEIERIAEAYMMYASWYEEEEK comes from the coding sequence ATGGCGCTAATTAAAACCGTAAGAGGAAAGACGCCCAGCTGGGGTAAAAACTGCTTTTTGGCCGAAAATGCTACGCTCACGGGAGATATTGAGATGGGCGACGACTGTAGTATCTGGTTTCAGGCCGTGCTCAGAGGCGATGTGAATAGCATTCGAATTGGGAATAAGGTGAATATTCAGGATGGGGCAGTGGTGCACTGTACCTACCAAAAAACAAAAACAACAATTGGTAATTCGGTCTCTATTGGACATCGGGCATTGGTGCATGGTTGTACGATTGGCAACAAGGTGCTGGTGGGCATGGGTGCCATTATTATGGATAATGCCGTAGTGCCCGACAATTGCCTGATTGCCGCTGGGGCCCTAATTTTAGAAAATGCCCAATTAGAATCTAATGCAGTTTATGCGGGAGTGCCCGCCAAAAAAATAAAATCTCTTTCTCCAGAGCTCTTCAAAAATGAGATTGAGCGCATTGCAGAGGCCTATATGATGTATGCCTCCTGGTATGAAGAGGAGGAAAAATAG
- a CDS encoding lectin-like domain-containing protein → MLVRTAYIFTIWLSLFAAPKISWAQPSFTQNGASQLVSENCYRLTSDEVDQEVGSIWCEYPIRMENALELHFAVNFGCNRYAGEGLAFVFHQDKTGFDALGCAGKSLGFGKTKDCEGLAPSLAIELDSKYSPGIGDMYLPHMAVVQNGQQEFPIGSAKRLRSNGQSVVDCEYHDVTIRWSPSKQLLEVLFDGEIRLSLRKDLSQFFGMDQDVYFGFTASTGKKPNMQMVCVQSVSVSVDEVFEQKRSFQEGVGIYPNPIQEKLTIDLQLPEEQYIQMQLFDATGKLIYEIPTHSVRQNQYYFNLPGLPSGIYYISVTNGDHRVSKKIVHIATIRA, encoded by the coding sequence ATGCTTGTACGAACTGCTTATATTTTTACCATTTGGCTTAGCCTTTTTGCGGCCCCTAAAATAAGTTGGGCCCAGCCCTCTTTTACCCAAAATGGCGCCAGCCAGTTGGTTTCTGAAAACTGCTACCGCCTTACCTCGGATGAGGTCGACCAAGAGGTGGGAAGCATCTGGTGCGAGTACCCTATTCGCATGGAAAATGCCCTAGAATTGCACTTTGCTGTTAATTTTGGCTGCAACCGCTATGCTGGTGAAGGCCTCGCCTTTGTCTTTCATCAAGATAAAACGGGCTTTGATGCCCTGGGCTGCGCAGGCAAAAGCCTAGGTTTTGGCAAAACAAAAGACTGTGAAGGCCTAGCCCCCTCTTTGGCCATTGAGCTAGATAGTAAATACAGCCCTGGTATTGGAGATATGTATTTGCCGCATATGGCCGTGGTCCAAAATGGCCAGCAAGAGTTTCCCATTGGTTCGGCCAAACGGCTGCGCAGCAACGGACAATCTGTGGTGGATTGCGAATACCATGATGTCACCATCCGCTGGTCGCCCTCCAAACAATTGCTAGAGGTCCTCTTTGATGGGGAAATCCGCCTGAGCTTGCGCAAAGACCTGAGCCAGTTTTTTGGTATGGACCAAGATGTCTATTTTGGCTTTACGGCCAGCACGGGCAAAAAGCCCAATATGCAGATGGTCTGCGTGCAGTCGGTCTCGGTTTCTGTAGATGAAGTCTTTGAGCAAAAACGCTCTTTCCAAGAAGGAGTAGGTATTTATCCCAATCCTATCCAAGAGAAACTAACCATAGACCTCCAACTGCCCGAAGAACAGTATATCCAAATGCAGCTCTTTGATGCTACCGGCAAACTCATTTATGAAATCCCCACCCATTCTGTTCGACAAAATCAATATTACTTTAATCTGCCTGGTCTTCCCTCTGGGATCTATTATATTAGCGTGACCAATGGAGACCATCGGGTAAGCAAAAAAATTGTACATATAGCCACTATTCGGGCTTAA
- a CDS encoding 6-pyruvoyl trahydropterin synthase family protein: protein MRQMSVYRRAHFNAAHRLHNPAWTSEQNEEVFGLCNNEYYHGHNYELEVKVTGPVDPETGYVIDLKILNDIIKHKIEAKFDHKNLNLQVEEFKTLNPTAENICWLIWKILKEHLDPKFKIGVRLYETPRNYVEYEEQA, encoded by the coding sequence ATGCGCCAAATGTCTGTTTATCGCCGGGCTCACTTTAATGCTGCCCACCGCCTACATAATCCCGCCTGGACCTCCGAACAAAATGAAGAGGTTTTTGGCCTTTGCAATAATGAATATTATCATGGCCACAATTATGAATTAGAGGTTAAGGTAACTGGCCCTGTAGACCCCGAAACAGGCTATGTGATTGATCTCAAAATTCTCAATGATATCATTAAACATAAGATTGAGGCCAAATTTGACCACAAAAACCTCAACTTACAGGTAGAAGAGTTTAAAACCCTTAACCCCACCGCAGAAAATATCTGTTGGCTGATCTGGAAAATTCTTAAAGAACATCTAGATCCCAAATTTAAGATTGGTGTTCGCCTCTATGAAACGCCCCGCAATTATGTGGAGTATGAAGAGCAGGCCTAG
- the coaE gene encoding dephospho-CoA kinase (Dephospho-CoA kinase (CoaE) performs the final step in coenzyme A biosynthesis.) — MLKIGITGGIGSGKSTAARFFEALGVPLYDADKRAKWLMQNDQKLQQDLIAAFGPDTYDPAGGLNRPYLAEKVFKDKAALAQLNGLVHPAVKRDTQAWQAQMQEAGHPYCLKEAALIFEANLADQFDKIIVVTAPLELRISRVMARDNLTKAAVLARINNQWPEEEKIKRADYILENSSLEALQLQVQKLDQEISKLAQSKPE, encoded by the coding sequence ATGTTGAAAATTGGAATTACTGGCGGAATTGGAAGTGGAAAAAGTACCGCCGCCCGCTTTTTTGAAGCCTTGGGCGTACCGCTTTATGATGCCGACAAACGGGCGAAATGGCTGATGCAAAATGACCAGAAATTGCAGCAAGATTTGATTGCCGCTTTTGGTCCCGATACTTATGATCCCGCTGGGGGGCTCAATCGCCCTTATTTGGCTGAAAAAGTCTTTAAGGACAAGGCCGCTTTGGCCCAACTCAACGGCTTGGTACATCCGGCGGTCAAGCGAGATACGCAGGCTTGGCAGGCGCAAATGCAAGAGGCTGGACATCCGTATTGCCTGAAAGAAGCCGCCCTTATTTTTGAGGCTAATTTGGCCGATCAATTTGATAAAATTATTGTGGTTACGGCTCCGCTCGAGCTGCGAATTAGCCGGGTGATGGCCAGAGATAATCTGACAAAAGCCGCCGTTTTGGCCCGCATCAATAACCAATGGCCCGAAGAAGAAAAAATCAAAAGAGCCGATTATATTCTGGAAAATAGCAGCCTAGAAGCTTTGCAACTGCAAGTACAAAAACTAGATCAAGAAATTAGTAAATTGGCCCAATCTAAGCCCGAATAG
- a CDS encoding uroporphyrinogen-III synthase — protein MQKIFISRKLAEQSDFRRLLANRAELIDYSLLRFRPTNFSWPKDTDCYFFYSPRGLRYALDQWKKPWEQLPLIAALGPATAAVLEEIGQRADFIGSGRPAPTALAFKEWLGQKSVCFFRAEQSKRSIQQLLKGEILAKERIVYSNQAKTQFADSQADILVLTSPLNAETYLKAYPKRKNQEILVIGRSTAQKLMEMGYSDFHLATAPKEEALAQYCLRYLL, from the coding sequence ATGCAAAAAATTTTTATTTCCAGAAAACTAGCCGAGCAGAGTGACTTTAGGCGCTTATTGGCTAATCGGGCAGAGCTCATAGATTACTCTCTATTAAGGTTTCGGCCCACTAACTTCAGTTGGCCCAAAGATACGGACTGTTATTTTTTTTACAGCCCCAGAGGGCTGCGCTATGCTTTGGACCAATGGAAAAAACCCTGGGAGCAGCTTCCTTTGATTGCTGCTTTGGGGCCAGCAACAGCCGCAGTACTTGAAGAAATTGGACAAAGGGCAGATTTTATTGGTTCTGGCCGGCCAGCCCCTACTGCCCTAGCCTTTAAAGAATGGCTGGGCCAAAAAAGCGTTTGCTTTTTTCGGGCCGAACAATCTAAACGCTCTATTCAGCAACTGCTCAAAGGAGAAATTTTGGCCAAGGAACGCATTGTTTATAGCAACCAAGCCAAAACCCAATTTGCCGACAGCCAAGCCGATATTTTAGTGTTGACCAGCCCACTCAATGCCGAAACCTATTTAAAGGCCTACCCCAAAAGGAAAAATCAAGAAATTCTGGTCATTGGACGTAGCACGGCCCAAAAACTCATGGAAATGGGCTATAGCGATTTTCATTTGGCTACGGCCCCCAAAGAAGAGGCCCTCGCCCAATACTGCCTGCGCTACTTATTATAA
- a CDS encoding HAD family hydrolase encodes MQNIMLFPKNILFDLGGVMLNLDIPRTMACFKSLAGSEEEFNRIFGLLAQEEHFERFERGQISADDFLARFVDLAKRPIDKAQAKMAWNAMLLDLPAQRINSLQKLRAKGHRLFLLSNINEIHLEEVRKIIREQHGALDFDGLFEKAYYSHEIGRRKPDIATYQWLAEDAGILAQDTLFVDDNADNIKGAREAGFWAQLHLANTDLERAMANYLK; translated from the coding sequence ATGCAAAATATTATGCTTTTTCCCAAAAACATACTTTTTGACCTTGGCGGGGTGATGCTCAACCTCGATATTCCCCGAACAATGGCTTGCTTTAAAAGCTTGGCCGGCAGCGAGGAAGAATTTAACCGCATTTTTGGCCTTTTGGCCCAAGAGGAGCATTTTGAGCGTTTTGAAAGAGGCCAAATTTCAGCCGATGATTTTTTGGCCCGCTTTGTCGATTTAGCCAAGCGCCCTATAGATAAGGCCCAAGCTAAAATGGCCTGGAACGCCATGTTGCTCGATCTGCCCGCCCAGCGCATCAATAGCCTACAAAAGTTGCGGGCCAAAGGGCACCGCCTCTTTTTGCTCAGCAATATTAACGAGATCCATTTGGAGGAGGTCCGCAAAATTATTCGAGAGCAACATGGCGCTCTTGACTTTGATGGCCTTTTTGAAAAAGCCTATTACTCGCATGAAATTGGGCGGCGCAAACCAGACATAGCCACTTATCAGTGGTTGGCCGAGGATGCGGGCATTTTGGCCCAAGACACTTTATTTGTAGATGATAATGCCGATAATATAAAAGGCGCCCGAGAAGCAGGCTTCTGGGCGCAATTGCATTTGGCCAATACTGATTTGGAACGGGCCATGGCCAATTACCTAAAGTAA
- a CDS encoding fumarylacetoacetate hydrolase family protein, translating into MKIICIGRNYAEHAAELNNALPKQPLIFMKPSTALLKDGKAFYYPDFSQDIHYELELVIKICRTGKSVAPKFAHKYYEEVSLGIDLTARDLQSKCKEKGHPWEIAKAFDHSAIVGRFLPKAEAQEAEGHYCFELQQDGQSVQQGDSRKMITDIDNLIAYVSKFFSLQKGDLIFTGTPAGVGPIAQGQEYKGFLKGQELLSCEIR; encoded by the coding sequence ATGAAAATCATTTGTATAGGGCGTAATTATGCCGAGCATGCCGCAGAATTAAATAATGCCTTGCCCAAGCAGCCGCTCATTTTTATGAAGCCCAGCACGGCCTTATTGAAAGACGGCAAAGCCTTTTATTATCCGGACTTTAGCCAAGACATTCATTATGAGCTAGAGTTGGTGATTAAGATTTGCCGAACGGGCAAATCGGTGGCGCCAAAATTTGCCCATAAATATTATGAGGAAGTGAGTTTGGGCATAGACCTAACGGCCAGAGATTTACAGAGCAAATGCAAAGAAAAGGGGCATCCTTGGGAAATTGCCAAGGCCTTTGATCATTCGGCTATTGTGGGCCGCTTTTTGCCCAAGGCCGAGGCCCAAGAAGCCGAGGGCCATTATTGTTTTGAGCTACAGCAAGACGGCCAAAGCGTTCAGCAGGGCGATAGCCGCAAGATGATTACAGATATAGACAATTTAATTGCTTATGTCTCTAAGTTTTTCAGTTTGCAAAAGGGAGACCTTATATTTACAGGAACGCCGGCTGGCGTGGGCCCCATTGCCCAAGGCCAAGAGTATAAAGGCTTTTTGAAGGGCCAAGAATTACTAAGCTGCGAAATTCGCTAA
- a CDS encoding FtsB family cell division protein: MARKKLDINIRTWIDKLPPSLRNKYVVAAIVYGFWMLLFDQHSIMNQYRLNKTLQELQTKKAYFEAEIEKDSRKRENLSTDDRHLEQFAREEHLMKKDDEDIFIIQKKP; this comes from the coding sequence ATGGCAAGAAAAAAACTAGATATCAATATTCGGACATGGATCGACAAACTGCCCCCCAGCCTCCGCAACAAATATGTGGTGGCTGCGATTGTCTATGGCTTTTGGATGCTGCTTTTTGACCAGCACAGCATCATGAACCAGTATCGGCTCAACAAAACCTTGCAAGAACTGCAAACCAAAAAGGCCTACTTTGAGGCCGAAATTGAAAAAGATAGCCGCAAAAGGGAAAACCTGAGCACCGATGACCGCCACCTCGAGCAATTTGCCCGAGAAGAGCATCTGATGAAAAAAGATGATGAGGATATCTTTATCATTCAAAAGAAACCTTAG